One Pseudonocardia abyssalis DNA segment encodes these proteins:
- a CDS encoding HlyD family secretion protein produces MANQVTLTFAGDADQLAKEAKKAEAATKGVGDAALESSKDIGKAAEESKSMGDRMSNLGNTVSGAIDSFDAIAGSVQAFADIQDAGRQSAARMERALIDVEQAQSDLNQAVLDGNQAGIDADQARLDGNQALIDQKVATQDLAAAIGEFGAGSAEALQAQQDLDQARLDGTQATADYEQALTDGNQSLIDARSATLDLADAQHEVDPGPLQGLANTFGTYAPLLSGVVSVIALATAAQWSLNFAFLASPTTWIVAGIVALVGAIIWIATQTTWFQDIWTSAWSGIKGAASSAWDFIKKIPGWLGSTFAGIGNAISGPFKSGFNAIARAWNNSIGRLSWTVPGWVPFIGGNSISVPKLPTFHTGGVVPGAKGSEVMAMLQAGERVIPADRAGSGGGGTITFTGNTDSAFASLFMSLVRTGQIQIN; encoded by the coding sequence ATGGCTAACCAAGTAACCCTGACGTTTGCGGGTGATGCTGACCAGCTAGCTAAAGAAGCTAAGAAGGCTGAAGCTGCTACTAAAGGTGTAGGTGATGCAGCTCTCGAATCATCTAAGGACATCGGTAAGGCCGCTGAAGAGTCAAAGAGTATGGGTGACCGTATGTCGAACCTGGGCAACACGGTCAGCGGAGCTATTGACTCGTTCGACGCCATCGCCGGATCAGTGCAGGCGTTCGCCGATATTCAGGATGCAGGACGTCAAAGTGCCGCACGTATGGAACGTGCCCTTATCGACGTTGAACAGGCTCAGTCCGATCTCAACCAAGCCGTGCTAGATGGCAACCAGGCAGGAATTGACGCGGATCAGGCTCGTCTAGATGGCAACCAGGCGCTCATTGACCAGAAGGTAGCTACACAGGATCTTGCTGCTGCCATCGGTGAGTTCGGTGCCGGGTCGGCAGAAGCTTTGCAGGCTCAGCAGGATCTTGACCAGGCGCGGTTAGATGGTACTCAGGCGACTGCTGACTATGAGCAGGCTCTCACTGATGGTAACCAGAGCCTTATTGACGCACGCTCAGCGACGCTCGATCTAGCAGACGCTCAGCACGAGGTTGACCCCGGTCCTTTGCAGGGACTAGCTAACACATTCGGTACCTACGCGCCGCTGCTAAGTGGTGTAGTCAGCGTTATCGCACTAGCAACAGCCGCACAGTGGAGCTTGAACTTTGCGTTCCTAGCCTCACCTACTACCTGGATCGTCGCGGGTATCGTCGCGCTAGTCGGTGCAATTATCTGGATCGCTACGCAAACAACCTGGTTCCAAGACATCTGGACTTCAGCATGGTCCGGCATCAAAGGCGCAGCTTCATCAGCTTGGGATTTCATCAAGAAGATTCCAGGTTGGCTAGGTTCGACGTTCGCTGGTATTGGTAATGCCATCTCCGGTCCTTTCAAGTCAGGGTTCAACGCTATTGCTAGGGCTTGGAACAACTCCATCGGTCGGCTGTCTTGGACCGTTCCGGGTTGGGTTCCGTTCATCGGTGGCAACTCGATCTCAGTTCCTAAGCTACCGACATTCCACACAGGAGGCGTCGTACCAGGCGCTAAGGGTTCTGAGGTTATGGCGATGCTACAGGCCGGTGAGCGGGTTATCCCTGCTGATCGTGCAGGTAGCGGTGGGGGCGGAACGATTACTTTCACTGGCAACACCGATTCAGCGTTTGCATCACTCTTCATGTCGCTGGTACGTACCGGCCAAATTCAGATTAATTAG